The window CTTTACTACATCTTTCAGAGGGCATATCTGTTAAAAATCACTGTCTTGTAAAATTGCCTTTCCCTATACatcacacgaagagaaatattcataaaaaattacgtagaagttccgtaatttcgaAGCTGTAATAAAGATccgataaaaataatggaaagtcCAGTAAAAAATAGAGGACGATCCGTAAATAGTACCCTTCCCAATTTTTATCGGATCAAGTAGCTTTTATTGACCTATTCCTTTTCCTGCTCTTCTATGATTCGAAAAATAATGTTATGAACCAATTAATTCCATACAAGTCACCACAAAAGGCCGATTGAAGCAGAGATATTTGAATTGcagtaataatttattaaataatacatAGACGGAAAGTATTTTACAAAAGCGTGTACCTAGTCAGACAATCGCGAGTTTGAATGTTCTAATAAATCAACGAAGGCTCAAACTGCTGGAGCATAAGCCGAATAGGCCAAGTTCTGTGCATTCTGGATAGCCTCATCATCCTGGAAGGATCTGTACTGTGCAGCTTGATACTCCCAAGGACCATGTGCAGCAATGGGTGCAGCGTGACTGTCGGCAGCGATCTTCTTGCAGAGCTGGAAGATGGCAAGACCCACAGATACGACAAAACTGAAGAAGGAGAGCTGCAACGCGTTCCAGGCCTTCAGACCAAGAACACCGATAGCAAGAGGAATGAGGGTCATCGCCTTCAGCAGGACGAACACGAGAATGGGAATGATGACCTTCTTCAGTTTGGACTTGCGGGCCTCCTCGACGGCTCGTCCCTGGCCGAACTTAacgtcaaaggaaatttgGTCATCCTCGATGTTCCTTGCGCTGACTTTGACAGCGGATTCCAGAGGAAGCTTGAAGGTGACATCGTGCGAGACCAGGTAGTTCTGAACAGTGTCCAGGAAGGATGCCTCGCTGCGGGCGGCGGTCTCTTCGACAGGTTGTGAGTTACGAGTGACCTCAACACTGTCTGACACCTGAACAGGGAAAGAAGTTGAAGGAACGACGTCAgtttataatgatgaaaaCAACCATTTAAGGTCATCGCCTTTGGGATGGAAAGAAGTGATCAGTTGCTGAAATGTTTGAGAGGTTTTACCTTGAAATTGTCCTTTCGGAAAATCTGATCCAACAAGTTAAGGACCTTGAACTTCATGCAGGCCATTTCGTCGTTCTTCTGGGCGCACTCGGTCTTGGTCTGTTCCACGATTGAATCCATGTTGCCACCCTTCCAGGTCTCTGGCTTAGCCGGTTGAGCTCCAGCAAGTGCCAAGATTGCCATGCACACCACAATGTACTTCATGATTTAATCTGATCTGATCTGATGAATAAGCTAATTCCTCACGGGACTTGGTGTGTCTCCTTGCTGAAGGCGACGATAATTGAAGAAGTTACTTCCACAACTGATGACTGTTCATCGGCTCATGTGTCTATTTATACAGGTCCCTCTTCTTCACTCGTACAATGACAGTTTGATATCCCCTACCTCCAGGCAAATGGACGAATTTTCTTTTCGTTCAGTATGGTCTTCGATTATCGAGGTCTCGAGGTGGTCGTGAGGTGACTACTGATGACGACATTTGTCGAAGTATGAGGCACCATGTGCCACGATCGTCTCGTGCGACAACTGTAGCCCAGCAAGACTCAGGTGCAGTCGGGAATGGATAACGATGACGGAGAAATTAGAATCcacaggagaatttttttgtggaacaACTGGACTCAAGTTGGCCGAATCGTTCCAGGATTCGGTGGTTTCGATTTCAGATTTGAGAGTTACCGAACAGAGTAGTCAATATCGATTTATTTGTACCTGCAACTGACTCTGTTATTGTGGCATTGATAAAGCTCTTTAAATACCAATTGATAATTGTAATCGTGATaatgttataatttttatgtattcCGTTGCTTTGAACGTTTCTTTGTAGtcgacatttatttattcgtcaataaacattcatgaattttcgttctatttatcaatttatcaacgttatatattttttatttatatatttgtgGTAGGgactttgaatattttttatttcatatatTTGTATAATAAATCGTTATACAGACCAATTGTTTTCATCACCAGCCAATCGATAAACATTCAATTATAGTAAAACCATTATTTCAACAGTTTATTCATGTTTGCGATGGATGATCATGTAAACCTCTCCAAGTACACCTTAATCAATAGTCCATTCCAAAATCCTGTATTTATAACGTATCATCCAGAGTGATTAATCTGCTTCATCACATGTGACACCTATTTACCCAACAACTGCCTTTGAATTCATTCTCTCAATGCTCCACTGAAAAAAACTTTCTTACCATAATCAATCGCTCCACTTGTCGACATAAACCTCCCATTAAATATCCAATTCCATGTGTCATGTCACGTGTATTCATAAGCGGAAGCAAATTCCGTTCCACTCTCTCAAAAGGTCTACCCTTTGGCCCGACATTGGTATGCCACAGCAGATCATAAATTCAAACCACGATTGTCACCGCTACTTTCAGCTCAATGTCTACCACTGAACCCGTTAATGCCTCCCTCTGGCTTAATTTGACCCTTGTTAGACCCAATTACGAACATCGTCTATGACTCTAATCGCAGTATTCGCGAATCTCATTAGGAATTTCAAATTACAATAATATATAACGAGTGTTCACGCATATAATTGCTCACTCCCAGCTGTCCTTGCTTATGTTTACTGCTGCGTCTGCTTTCATTTCTCTGACTGATAGTAGCAGTAACCTGGAATTGATCTGGGGTCATATGACTATTAGCATAACTATTCAGGTCAAATGCATGTCAAAGTTATGTTTTCGGATATGTGACATACTAAGCGATACCGAACGATTTGTTCCGAAATGGAGGAATGTTTAGTACTTCGATGTCTACATGAGATGCATCGGAAATCAACAAAAGTTTCACGGTCATGAAGAGACTcggaaattaatgataaattatttaaccaGGTATTCGGATCAGTTGTAGAACATTTCCTTTTCTTTCACATGTAAatgttttattcaaattttgacCATTAAACTCAGGCGATTGGTTACTTCGGATTCGCATCACGAATCGATCGATTACTTTCGATAGATAAGGAAttccaatttaaatatttactttGTTTGTTCAGATATGATTAAGCCTTGTAATTAAGTTAAATTCTTGATGAAGATTtggggaataaataattccagaTGACTTAACGAAAATCCATTTATTTAACATTCATACAATAATTTATCgagtgaataaatattaaaaacgaAGTTGGGAGGTCATTAGGTATTTTTGGTATGCTCTACTTTCTGTAAGCGCGATAGGGCCCGTTGGGTGCAGTGTCCCAATGTGGTGCGGCGTGTTCAACTGGAGGATGTCCATAGTGGACGACTTCATAAGCAACTTTGGGCTTGGTGAGCTTGAAGATGAGCATGGCACCGCTGAGGACCATGGAGAGGAGACCAAGTGTGAGGGCCTTCCACGTTTTAAGGGCGATAAGGGCAAGAGCGAGAGGCACCAACGCAGTTGCCTTGAACTTCAGTCCCAGAAGGAAGGGAATCATGACCTTCTTGACGAATCCACGACCTGTGAGATCAATCAGCAGTCAATAATCACGTTAAGTGGTATGATTTACTTGATTGATAAGGGCAGATTACGTACCCTGTCCAGTTGAGACATCTGAAAGGGGAATGCTCAAGGTCTTTGGTACGGAGTCCACCAGAGACCTTGGAACGATGTTTGATCCAGCAATGGCTTCTGGCAATTTGGCTTCGAGTTGGTGACTAGCAAGGAAGGTATCCAACTTCTCCAACATGAGGGAACGCAGGAGTTCTTTTCTGTCTGGATCAACTCCCTCGTATTGCGAGTAGTCGTCATTCTCGAATGCCATCTGTCTGGAACGAACGACCGCGAGATCCTCAGTAATTGGCACCCTCTCTTGCTTGACCACATCGCTCAAGTAAGCCAGGACCTTTGGCTTGACGCATGACAACATTGACTCACTGTCTACACACCTGTCGAGAAAATGGTTATTGAGTTGATCTCGTTGATCATCAGTTATCGCTGATCAGTCGATAATTGATATTACCTGTAGTAAATCTTCTGCAGGACTTCGGCTGTTGTCCTGATCTCTTGAGCACCAGTGCTCACTGCCAGAAGGGCCATTGACGCCAATATTAGGAACCTCATGATGGCTATGATCGATCAATTTGCCTGACCAAACACCGAATGCTCAATTGTGCCTCGACTACTCGGTTTTATAGCCGATGGAAGCTACCGTACGTGTTCTGCATCGTCATTAGGGTACGTGATACTGACGAGTACGAAAGAAGAAAGCACCTTTATCTAGGGTGACAATTCTCGGAAGAATTTTTTGTTACTCGCAATCTgttgtcacatttttttcaaccaactttcataatttttcaagtaatCTGAACGCACTTGGGGAACGACTCGAGATTTTGGAGGTTTGGGGGAAGAATTTGTCAGGGGAAAAGtcagaaaatgaaaacaaaaacgtGACTTGAACTTTTACTTTTTAGAGGGGATAACAAATTTCACTTGTGGTCATTATAGGTTCTTTCTCTCCATGCATTttggtttgtttttttatggCACGTGTGAGGATCTTTGTCACGATCCTTTAGTTGTCTTGGGAATAAGAGATAGTGACGAAGGGTGACGTTTGAAATTTTGGGCCActtatatatttaaatgtgcAATGTAATCATATTTAGTAaagtaatttatttgaatttttggtcTCTGCGTGTCGCTGTCATTGCTGGGTGTTGACAGTTGTTCCGTAAAATAGCTCTGCCCTCAGGTGGGTATTTTCAACGCCGATCAATAATCACCGATATCTGGTCATCTCCAATTATAATCGTCGAAATGATTTATGATCACATACCATTCACATTCCCCTCTGCTACTAATTCCGCTAATTGCCGAGTAAATGGTAATCAGTGTAATGAGGTGTGCGATCCGGCGTAATCGATAATCATTCGTCACCGCAGCGTCACCTAATTCGCACGGAAATATCTCTTCGATTTCCCGTTAACCGATCAAGTAAAGGAAAGTAATTAAAGGAAACTCCCCCGCTGGGATATTTTCCTCTTACGCTGACCAATCATAATACATAAAGTATTTTATGGAGCATCTAATGAAGAAAGTAGAGATAGAATGTCGTCGGGTCAATCGCCGTTCAAGTcgtataatgaataattaaattcccagTAAGGTGCGTAAGTTCGTAGCGGTATACAACGTAAACTGGTAAGGGGGTTATGGACAGAATATATGTGATTACAGAGCTCGCTGATGTTCCTTAACATCACCTGACATCCTTCACAAAATTAATACCATGTGATACATTATTATCAACACTCAAAGCGTAACAGAATAAAAGGGAAGTGTGGATTATATAATCATGAGTTCTAGTCTTCTAATTGTAACTTGAGTGAGACCAGTTTGCGGCTGTAGTTATAACACTACAAACGTGTGACAGAGTTAATATCATTATAAAAGGAGATGATGGTACACTCAGAGGAAAATgcgtgaatttttataataaaaattactgagctatcgacttgagaaaaaataCTATGTCGCATAGTAAAATTTGTTTATCGACCCAGGATAACTTCTCTTTCGGCCTCGTAAAAGTTCAAAGTCTGATGGGAGACGAGGGGCTGATGCACATGTCCCATGATGGAATCCAACGTCGGAAATAATCGGATATATTCACAGTAAAGAATGatggaagaaataaaataaattaatttagatAGAAAGTTTTAAAGGATTTAATTtgaactcaaataaaaaatcctataTCTTCAAATCTAAGTTTTACGAAAGCACTAAGTTTTATGGTATTGACAAGAATTTCTATTTGCGGATAAAATACATTCCagtgttacaataattttgctgcgagtttattgattttcttttctttatttaaGTTGATCTAAACCTACAGGTTTATGTAGCTACATACAATATGATAAGTTATATTAAGAgtataatcaaaaaaaaaataaataaaacatttgaaaatgGACTTATTGTGGGTGGCACCAACGGAATCACATGAaacaagatattttcaatggaataacGACACTTTTTCGAACGAATATATAATTATCTACGCTCCACAGGAAACCACTGGGTAAATGAAGATTTACAATGTTGAAACAATGGAATTCTGTTTTCATATGAACGAATATGCATTCGACAAAATAGATTATGTAGAACCTCCGATATTCGTCTCTCAGGGTAGAAAAATGGTattaaaaattgcattttttattttgatttcttTTATTAACGCGTCGATCAACAATCATAGAATACATCGTTTTTTTACACTTTTTTAACACCTAAGCTCTTCACGATCTTTGGGTATGGCACCCCGAGTACGTAATGATAAATAagttacaataaattaaacaatcaACACCTTGTGTCTTACAATAAATACATTAATTACTTTCACGCCTTATAACTAATGAATtgagattaattattgatCTGCGTACTCCATGACACGAATAGAAGCAGATCGACACCCAGACTCATCGTTTGTTTCATAATTATCTTTTCCGTCCAAATTTCATCCAATAGAACTGCCATTTGACGAGActactcgatttttccatcaCAAATTCTCGCTAATTGTGTCTTTTGTCTATAATGGTGAAACAGCAAATTATCGGATTGAGCCAACCACTGATTGAAATTGACagattgaatttaattgtgaGATTCATCGAGTAGTTGTTGAAAAATGGATCGACTTGGTGGTTTTTCTGtgttgaaaattgatgaagaaatgaagggaaatatccccatcaatatttttaaatttgaacgaaaaaaattatcgaaattgaTCGTATATGTTCCTCCAGGTGCTCTGCAAATAAACGAGCTTGCcagtttttgaaaatttgacatGTTCATTTACTTCCAACGAACCTCTcaggaaatatccgataatttcgaagCTCTCAtggtattataaataattattctgcACATCATTATCTGCTGagggcaatatttttttagttgaattaatccaccttcaaattaattttttttccatttacacATATCGCGAGTTAATCACCCCTCATTTAATTCTTTCACAATTATATAAATCAGTAGCAATGCGACGAATCAGCACGAGCGGAGTTCAACTATCCGCCAATTACTGACGAATGTCTCAGAATCTAGAGAAGAGAAAACTGCTATCACGTCGTTTCGGACAGAGATCACttggattttgagatattcatccAAAACTGGCCGAAGGTCAAAGTATAATCGACTCAGTTAACGCTTTCAGCATTGATTTATCCACTGAATTGATAAGTTAACATCCTCAACGGAGCAAAACACAACCACCCAAATTAATTACTGTCCCTAAATCAAATGTAATCATTAATTCCCTCTAAATTTCATTACTCATTGCCCACAATAAGTTGCTGATGCATGCGCAAATGATATTATGAAGAAGAATAATTACATTGAGCTATTACGTTATGACTAAACATTTTAGCGACCTTAGCAGTACAACATTGAGTAATAAAATTCGTTGACTTGTGAACAACTTCGAGTCCCGTTACAAATGACATTGTCGGGGTACATTCCCTAAGGCAATGACCAAATACCGCATTTCTTAATTATATTGTTGATTGTTCATTGAGGTGAGGTCATGTTAAATTATCTACTCTAATCCATATTTATTGACAAGTATAGGTTTTGAAACAATCACCGCCTTCCTGTCCGAAACTGGCAGCACTAATGTATTTGTGGAAGATTTGACTCGCTTTAGTTCCGCTACGCTTCAGCTCTCGTGGATCCCTGAAGGTAAATCATAGAACATTTATTGCATTGATAAATTGTTCGAAAagtactgaaaaaaaattcgagacAAAAACATTAGTCGAAGAGTACAAATGAGGTTGAGCTGGCCCACAAAATGGCTGGTAATGCAGAGGAgcataaaatgtttttatcaaaaaagaCATTCAATGAGGAATGAGACAAGCAAAGAAATGTTAATGTCAATAGAGAGGGAAGAGAGTTGCGATGAAAATAAGAACGGAAGACGTTCAAATATGCCGGCACAATGACCCGATTTTTGTAATTCGGTGCGCTCGACCACTGGCCACCTTTCTCCTTATGATCCAGAACGTTTGTAACACTCAGTTCACCCACTAAATATTTAACATGTACGTGTGGTCGTGGTTTGAGTATATACCTCATACTGGAACTCACTAATTATCAGTATATTCAATTTTCGATCGCAataatgagataaaaatttcattttcaccgATATATCTACTGTGAATAGATCAAATAGTTGAAGAACCTTGATTTTCAATATGTGTTTTCAACGTGCGAGAAATGACCACGACATGGATGGAAGATGTTTGATTCTGTGACGCGATGAGGAGAAGGATCCTGACACCTCATTGCGTCGCACGGCCCTGATATTGTTGTGAACGTCTGCATTCCATAATAACATCGttactttttaatttctttgacGGAGCAGTGGATTTGGTGCAATACTTCGTAATAGTGATTATCAAATAATCAGTAATTGATGGAGCAGAATCATTGTGGACTCTTTTATACAGCGATACTAGCGTCCACATGACTGTTTTGCCTTCACTGTTTCTCTAATCGAGTATCGATTATCAAATGATAGATTATACCCAGGaactaatcgattatctccatGAATTGTCTATGTTCCACATACGAATAAAGTCTTTTTTAATGATGGATTTTATTCGAAGACAGAGTAAAACGAACggatgatttttctatttgaGCATTCAGTCTTTTTCAATAGTAACAACAAATGATATGAGATATCTGGGCACTTTAAATGGATATCGCGATTAAAGGGTATCCTTCACTCGTTGATTCTAAGGGCTCCAAACAGAAACCTCATGATTCGATCATAGGGGGGTGCAAATCTATTGTAAATCCCTTTGGATTCCCGGAATATCTCACCACATTTACATAGTTGTTTGAATGTATTGTCTTCCATTGATCTAAAACCTTATCATTGGCGACATCAACGGAATCGCATGCaagaagatattttcaatagaaTAATGACACACTttcaattcaatctctctGAATGAGTGTAATACCTTGTAGGCGTCAACTATCGAGAGTTTCGATTCGACTTTATCAACGTTTATCTCGCtttcagaaaatgaaaagTTTTTGTTACTTGATCCattcatcaattaatcaaaaatcgaatatactagaaaaaagtgtaaaatatagtcgaattaaaaattctttcttTCCGCGTTACCCTAATGATTGCAAACTGTTACGAATTAACCTGTAATTAATTGACTTACCTTGACAGGATATTGGAGACAAGATTGCTGTGGGGTGAATAGAGAGAAGGATTTTTGTACATATTGCATATGAGTCTCTCCCTGCAGGATTGATCGAGGACACCTCCTTGTGTGAATATATCCTCGAGACGCTGCAGAATTGGTCCATAAAAGGTGTCATCCTGGGGTACGAGGTTGTTGGCTTGACCAACTGAAGACGATGGGTTCTTGGTAATTACCTGTTGAGTCACCCGTTGTGTCTGTGTTACGGAGGTTGGCTGAACGTAAATGGGACTGACCGGCATTGCGCTTGTTTTTGAAATGGATGGAGAGACACTTATGGGTGTCTGATGGAGGAAAGAATTGGCCATTTGAACTTGTGGAAACGACGATGGGGATAACTGTGAGGAGACACGACGCTGTAATTTCTGGTCATCGAGATAACCGCTGTAAGCCAACACTTGTCCATGTGATGCGTAATTTGTTGGTTTATCTTGATAAGACAACACATTCGATTTCACAGGCGTTGGATATTGAGGGGAGGTGTAACTGGGGGAATAGGAGGCTGGAGGAAGTGGTGGAGGCACTGGTGCAGCTGGTCGAACACCCGGATCATCGTACGGTTCGCTGAACGAATCAATTCCCCATTCCTTGAGCTCCTCCATGTCCTTCCGCAATTGAATGTGCGGGTGGGCGTAATCGTAACCATCAAACTCCTCTTCATGATGTGGATGATGATCGAAGAACGTTGGCACTGCAGCTGGTACTGGTACAGGAACTGGAacgtgatgatgatgatgggcaATCTGAAAGAGAAAATGTATCGTGAGTTAGGCCAATTGGATTATAAATTCAACTGATTTGATAATACCTGATGatgatggtggtggtggtattTTGATTGAGAGCTGTAGTAGCTCGAGCAGAGCTTGAAGACATGGGCAAATgccggaaataaaaataagagaaGTTTCAGGAATATTTTCTTCGCTACTCCTACGCCAAACAGGAATGGTATGATGAACATGAACTTGACCTTGATCAACTTTATTATCAGGATCAGGGCTAAGAAGCTCATCAATAACCGGTTCTGGATGAATTTACCTGGATGGAAAATGGAATAGAAAATGGTCATTAGTTTCGGGCAATTGTTCCCATTAATTGTAACTCTGTGAGATTTCAGCTTACGAATTTTCTTGAAGAATAGTCTTCCCTGCTCCTCAACAGCCCTCTGTCCAAAATCGATTCTAACTAGTGCTCCATTCTCATCGATCTCACGTGGACTTATCTTGATCCTCGAATTTTCAAAGAACAATTCTGGTAATTGAAGCTCGTAGTCCCTCGTTGCCAAGAACTTAACTGTTTTATCTCTCAATGCCGATGTTATTTCCTCCAGTGGGCTCATTTTTTCCACATACAGGTTCTCATTCGGGTCACTGGCCTTACCATCATGTTTTTGATCTCTCCCCCTTCTCCCAGTATCCACGATATTCTCAGCAACATCGTCCTGATAATTTTTCGTACAACCTTCGTAATCCAGATTATTTCTCCTGAGCATCAATCCACTGAAGACCGTGATGTTGTCGCGTTCCACAAATGCATTATCCAGGTACGAATATGCATTCTTCTGGAGACAGGAGAATGACACTGTACCACGACAATCCTTCAAGATTCCACTCCATAATTCATTACCAGCAGCAGCTGCCGTTATATTTCCAATGGCAAAATACTTAGCGTAACTggtaattttcgaaaaacttGGAAAACCGAAGAGATTCGCACGTCCAAATGTTAtggtaaatataaaaaaaacaagtgttcTCAGAAACATCATCGTATCACCACTTCAATGACTTCAATGACTTCAATAACGACGGACAATGTCAAGGATTCAACGACCTTTTCACAACTATTTTACGTATTCTGTCCCAACCTCGCGTGTACCCGTTTCTCTTTTCACCTCCACAGCTATCACCTGTCCCTCTTCAGCCAATAATTCTGTTCCCCACTTCTcggatgacaaaaaaaatttcaccgaaAATCCCCACAAGTTGATTTGCTCTTGTCACAGACGTGCACGAGGGCCCAGGTAATCCCGTGTTCGCCTATCCCACTTACAATCCTCGCTCCCGTGTCTCATTTCTGACTCGAATGAACCGCAACCGCGACCTCTTACACCATCGATACTTTCGAACATTCATTCACGTCCGCGTAACTAACATCTCGATACACATAACATCGACTATCACTTCCTCGAGTCAATTTTTCTATGATACACTAGAGGATGTGGAGCGtaagaattatttgaaaaaaaaaattgggataaTGTGGAGACGCGTTCACCACGATCTCTCGGTTAAAACTAACCTGGTACCACTCTGGTCTCCCCGGTTTCGATTCTCGCCGGTTCCAAGTGGGTCGAAGGCCCTCCTACTCCGGCGCAACCGAACCCCGTGGAAGGTCATTATCTTGGACTCAAGTCTAGGAGAGTGAATGGTTTTCGAGGTATTTACTCGATTTTATCTGACTTCCAAAATCCTTTCGTTTCATGGTCATCGTAATTTGAACGGGATGTCAATGTGGGtgtgaaatggaatttttgggGGTTGAACACACTGGGAACATTATCGTGGATCCTAGGGAATGTATTTTGGACgcgtgaaaataattaatgtactTATTCTTAGAGATTAGGGGTTGATTGTGTAATTTATTGCAACTTATTTATCATTAGGTACTCGCGGTGCCATATCCGGGG of the Diachasmimorpha longicaudata isolate KC_UGA_2023 chromosome 13, iyDiaLong2, whole genome shotgun sequence genome contains:
- the LOC135168901 gene encoding uncharacterized protein LOC135168901, with the protein product MKYIVVCMAILALAGAQPAKPETWKGGNMDSIVEQTKTECAQKNDEMACMKFKVLNLLDQIFRKDNFKVSDSVEVTRNSQPVEETAARSEASFLDTVQNYLVSHDVTFKLPLESAVKVSARNIEDDQISFDVKFGQGRAVEEARKSKLKKVIIPILVFVLLKAMTLIPLAIGVLGLKAWNALQLSFFSFVVSVGLAIFQLCKKIAADSHAAPIAAHGPWEYQAAQYRSFQDDEAIQNAQNLAYSAYAPAV
- the LOC135168403 gene encoding uncharacterized protein LOC135168403, with protein sequence MRFLILASMALLAVSTGAQEIRTTAEVLQKIYYRCVDSESMLSCVKPKVLAYLSDVVKQERVPITEDLAVVRSRQMAFENDDYSQYEGVDPDRKELLRSLMLEKLDTFLASHQLEAKLPEAIAGSNIVPRSLVDSVPKTLSIPLSDVSTGQGRGFVKKVMIPFLLGLKFKATALVPLALALIALKTWKALTLGLLSMVLSGAMLIFKLTKPKVAYEVVHYGHPPVEHAAPHWDTAPNGPYRAYRK
- the LOC135168405 gene encoding uncharacterized protein LOC135168405, which produces MMFLRTLVFFIFTITFGRANLFGFPSFSKITSYAKYFAIGNITAAAAGNELWSGILKDCRGTVSFSCLQKNAYSYLDNAFVERDNITVFSGLMLRRNNLDYEGCTKNYQDDVAENIVDTGRRGRDQKHDGKASDPNENLYVEKMSPLEEITSALRDKTVKFLATRDYELQLPELFFENSRIKISPREIDENGALVRIDFGQRAVEEQGRLFFKKIRKFIQNRLLMSFLALILIIKLIKVKFMFIIPFLFGVGVAKKIFLKLLLFLFPAFAHVFKLCSSYYSSQSKYHHHHHHQIAHHHHHVPVPVPVPAAVPTFFDHHPHHEEEFDGYDYAHPHIQLRKDMEELKEWGIDSFSEPYDDPGVRPAAPVPPPLPPASYSPSYTSPQYPTPVKSNVLSYQDKPTNYASHGQVLAYSGYLDDQKLQRRVSSQLSPSSFPQVQMANSFLHQTPISVSPSISKTSAMPVSPIYVQPTSVTQTQRVTQQVITKNPSSSVGQANNLVPQDDTFYGPILQRLEDIFTQGGVLDQSCRERLICNMYKNPSLYSPHSNLVSNILSRDPRELKRSGTKASQIFHKYISAASFGQEGGDCFKTYTCQ